In Phaseolus vulgaris cultivar G19833 chromosome 7, P. vulgaris v2.0, whole genome shotgun sequence, the genomic stretch AGAGAATAAGAGGGATGGTAGATGGGATGTTGTCTCTGAGCAGTTTATCCTACTCTTGTATTTAATGTCTTGGCTTATCAGATGATtgattgaaattttgtttttgttgtcaAGTTCATTGAATAAGATGGGTAGAAGACAGTAAACTACATGTTGGCTTCTTTTGCCTTGCTTAACGTAGTGGCTCTTGTGCAAGAATATATTTTACATGACTTGCACAAGAATATCTCTCAGCAAAggacattttttttcatataagtAGAATATTGCAGAGGCAGCCTCAAATGGTTCATTGGCTATCTCTCTGACCTGGTTTTTATATATGTGAATTCCTATTTCAAACCTGTGGTCCCTTGTAGAATTCATAATTGTATCTAGAAATTGAGATGGCATTGCTTCCACATCCTGAATTCCGGATTGTATCTAAATTATGGTATAGGTATTGTTGAGAGATCCAACAGATGAAAATGTGATCCCTATTGTCGAGGAACTGCAAAGGCGGTTGCCTCAATTAAGTGTCGGTCTTCAACAGCAAGAAGATGGTAAAGAGTATCTTGGTGGCCAACATGATACTGAAACAGCTGCAGAGGATGGTATGTTATATTGATGATGAACCATAAGTAATAAATAAACTCAATGATTGCATttattcttataaatatttcttttatttgcaTTATCTATTGCCCTTGTTATCTGAATGGTCTAAATTATGCAATGTAGAGTCACTCTTTGAATTTCGGGCCCTGGAAGTTGCTTTAGAAGCCATTGGCAGTTTTCTTGCTGCACGTGCAACAGAATTGGAGATGGCTGCTTATCCTGCATTAGATGAACTTACCTCCAAGgtacatatattatttaattctttatctTCGTGTCTACTTTTTAATCTGGGATCCCCCGTACCGTATAACACAGGCTAACAAATTAAGCTGCTTGAAAGTGGCtgaatgaaaatttatttccTCCATCTCAGTTACTATCCTTTTCATTTGTTATAACTCATCATCGCCTGAGGTGTTCATTCTAGTTATGCCTgcttattaatgatttttttgttgttgtctgGTTTATATGTGGATGCTCTGCTCCCCTTTATTCCTTTTATTTCTTGACTTTTTCGGTTCTATCATGGACTTTAGTTTAATGTAATCTGCAGATTAGTAGTCGGAATTTGGATAGAGTTCGAAAACTGAAGAGTGCAATGACAAGATTGACAGCTAGAGTACAAAAGGTTGGTCAAGCATGTGAAAAATTTTCACCAGGAAAAAAAGCCTATTTTCTTTATGTAAATAGAATTGATTTAATGTGACTAAACTGCCTTGATCAGTTTTAAGTAGAAAACAACATGTGTTCCTTTTTCCTCTCCCATCACCAATTCTTGTTATCTAGAACAGGTCAGAGATGAGCTTGAACAATTGctggatgatgatgatgatatggCTGATCTATACCTGTCAAGAAAAACAGGTTCCTCATCACCAGCCAGTGGAACAGGTGCTGCAAATTGGTTTGCTGCCTCCCCCACCTTAGGATCAAGGACatctagggcaagtagggcaaGTCTAGCAACAGTTTGTTTAGATGAAAATGATGTGGAAGAGCTTGAAATGTTACTTGAGGTTATAAACTTTACTTGCTTTAGAAAATAGTAAGAAAATATCTTCCATTGTTTTAATGAGGAAAACTTGCTATTAATGGTCTTTATCCATGTTGCaggcttattttagtgaaattGATCATACGTTGAACAAATTAACCACGGTCTTTATCCATGTTTCaggcttattttagtgaaagtGTTCATACGTTGAACAAATTAACCACAGTAAGTATCATGTATGTGTAAACTTGTGCAATAGGGAGCCGTAAATGTTGAATTTCAGACAAAGCAGATCCATGTCGGACAATTTGTTTTCTTAGAAAGATGTGACTTGTTAATAGATTCCTTCTTAAAAAACAAGGAGGTAAATGTCACTAAATACTTGTATGGAGTTTGTCAATATACACAACATCATTTGGACTAGATAATGTGAACAAAGAATGAAAATGATTATGCCTTGTTGCAGGTAGTTATTGTCTGAGGAGCATTTTCTGCTTTGATGTTTGTCATGATAACAGCCTATGCTTGCAAAAAGGGATTAGTTGGATTGTCAAAATAATTTACTGAGAAAGTTGTACATAATAGTCTAATAATTATGTTGTGCAACATTTTTTTAGAGTTAGTTCAACATCTGGATGAGAGGTATGGGTCTGCTTTAGTACCAATAACCAGgatctatatatattttttgaggGTATAAGCCTTTGGTTCAGCTATTTTGTTATCTGATTCACTCATTGTCATGACAGATAGTAAGTACTGTCTATAGAGTCATAGTTGAGTTGATTCTTccttttgaataattttaagttctttatacttaattaaattataattaagttGAATATAACAATTTTTACATGATTTATGTGGATCTAATACTATTTTGTTTCTGTTCACTTCtaatttttatgtaaataaGGATAACATGGTGATCCAAACTCTAAACACAAACCATTTCAAAGGTTTAATTTTCTTTGGATTTCCAATTTTAGTCAGAGAAATAATAGGCACCATGCTCGAACTGGTATGGGTGTAGTTGGAAATGAAGTTGGAGAACTGGCAACAGAGAAAACAAACATGGTAGAACAATTAATACATTTTAATCTTAATACAttcttaatgatttttttataatttcaattaattaggaaataacataaatataatttttaagataATTGTGATACAAAGTTAACAAACACACACAGAGTGAATTAGATGAATTTAAAGATGGATCTTCTTTGGTattgaaaatgttttaaaattaattttaaatattaataaattagaaTTTAGAATAAATCTAGATTAGgtatatcttttatatttatcttttatttcaaataattttttatgttattattaaaatacagtttagTCCGTACAATATATGGATAAAACTGTATTTTAATAAGGGTTTACATGacaaaataatgtaaaaaatatcaTCTATTTTCAGCAAACttctttaatatattaatattcaatgATTAATTTAAAGTTATACATTTTCTTGGACTAAATAAGTCATTTGACTAAACTTAGAAGGATTAGTTTTACATAATTTTCCAGTCTTCATCAAACGTCTTtgttgtgataaaaaaaagttatattttacttattttttcaaACTAATTTAGTAACATAGTgttaaaagtttcatttttgtaataaatgaattaatttattatattcttttaaaaataataactaatttctttaattattttatttctgcaTTGTTATTCTCATAAATTTTCTCCTATTATCTCtacttcatttttttaaatctcaagaaagtatcatattttttttctaaaccgACTATATTCtggaaatataaaataaatttatgttatatataataatttttaaaaaaattatagtaatgaggtttttttttaaattgtaatttattttttgttggttAGACAGTTATAAGGACAAAAAATTcatgattatatttttaaggTATAATTACTTTAATCATCCTTGCATTTAcgtcaatatttaatttagtatagtgttttaaaaaaattaatttagttcttatttttttaaaaaaatatatacaaattggTTGTTTCTGTTAAGATCCATCCAATGACATCAAGTGTTATTCAAAAAGAAATTTGTTTTTCGATTGCAGATTTGCTTGACGGGTTTGGTGCCTTTGCCTAGAGTGGTTGGGGGGTGGCGTTTGTGTCCCATATTGATCCGGTGTTAAACTTTGCACAGTTTAGGATGTGCCAGTTTTCAAAGTCGGTTAATGAAGTGTGGAACACAATTTGGGTTGGGGTGGTGGGTGAAATTTGGACCCACAGGAATTTTATTATCTTCAACCGGGGAGTGGCTGATGTGTCTGAAGTGTATGCACGAGTGCAAACAAATGTTTGGTTTTGGATTAATGCTAACTCTCGATCCGCTTCATTTTCCTTTTCTAGTTGGTGTATGATACCTTTGGAGTGTATGAGAATGATTGTTTGATGTAGTTTAAGTCTATGTCCGGTTAGTGATTGTATTTGTTAGTTTGGGAATATTAGCTAGTAGTTGGTTTAGTATCTCTTGTTTcctttgtataagggttgaaacaCCCTGAAGTGGTTtgcatttattaatttattattaccgataaaaaaaataaaaaaaaattagaaagaaaTAGAATTGAGTATTGTAGTAAAAAATCAATTATgggttaagatttttttaattgcaatcaCAAGAATAGGATTAgagttttttaattacaataagTGAGTAAACATTATAACATATATATTAACacaaataaaaatgattttgcCCATTATAAGAAAGATAAGAAACCTGGAGTTATCAGCAAATATATTTGATATAGGttcaacttattttttaaaactagaaatgaaaatattgagaaattaagaaaagaagGAGTAAAAATGTAGAATTGAAATTATAAATGTataaaacttaattatatacaattatttaaCTACTGATAAAtcaataactttattttaatcactcaattaaaatattcatatagtatattcattaaatatttGTTGGGAATTTTATTGAAGATCcagaatatttttatatatcttGAAATACTTTACGTGACAAGAGTATTTCCttaataagaaaaaagaaaaaaacaagaagTATGACGTTTACAAAATCGAAATCTTCCTCCCCAACTTTTTCCTCTTTCTCATTTCTCTATTTTGAGTGaccaaaaaagaaagaaaaaaatcctaaaaaagaaaaagaatccaaattatataacatatattttttccaTGTTTTCATTTCTCTTACAAATCATAACTATTATCCTTATTTTCAGTTCGTTTTAGTTGAGTatcagttatttttttttaacaaaagaaCAGTGATAAGTGAATTCtctttatatttaattgaatttattCTGTTACGAGAAAATTGCACTAcactttccttcttcttcttcgtaaTTTATACTAGTATGGATGATTATTCCCGGATAATGActcattttgtttcttaatttctACATATTACACttgaattaaattaataactCGAATAagctttttaaataaaaactacaaTAAAAAGTTGGAAAATAATGCTTTCACCAACCTAAGAATTATATACAATTGATATGAtagatttaaatataaatatatataataaaaaataaaattataattaaataatataaatatgattttaaacatatattctaaatttatttgaaGTATAATCAAAAGTACACCTaccaaaaaaaaatctgaaagaCCTGTagactttatataaaaaaaaaaaccgagttccaataaaatgtaaaaaaatatctaattcTGTAAAACCaaacatatattatttattattaatcttaAAAGTAAGTTAAAGTTAGAGTtacaatatatttatatctttGTGTTTTGCcatcataattaataaaaataagagaGAAAACCAGATAGAAAATCTTATTCCAAAAACCAGTCTTTTCTCATTAGAGATTATAATAGTGTTATAAGAGAGACTTCTAACAaaggtttcaagatttttattatagataaaaaaagtaaatatattttctatgataacatttaattagattttaaaaaatatataaattgtaaTTTCATCTCGTTGGTTAGAATGTATATTATTCTATTATCGGTTCATATTCCTAAATATAGGATATTGTTTTAATtccttaattatttttatttttgagttaAAAAATAGAATCAATGATACTGactagaataaaataaaataaaaccataaatgatattaatgttagatatgaattataattagatgagaaatcataaattattggtTTTTAATAATccaattaatttttcattaaatatttattgaggATCTCAAATTAGTTGATAcagagatatttaatatattcttgtgtaatatataaaaagtttgaAGATTTTTATTATCCTCCATAATGTgagagattttaaaaaaatatataaattacttaCTTCTCTAATGAGAAAAGGAAGTTGAGTCCAAAAAACACAGCTTCCTTGAAGAAGTGGGTAGGTTAGGTTATGAAATAGCAGATAGTAGTGTAGAAACCATAAATCCTTCAACAGTCAACAATATCATCTATTCTTACTCTCACTTTGCCTCAAAACTACCATTTTCTATATATGATGATGTTTTTGGTGTTGGCCTCCTTCGCCATGAACGTGGAGGGAGTCAGACCACATAAAAGATTATCTGTCTTCATCCTTCTTCCACATCTTAATAGTGGAGAGGGCATCGTATTTAAGataaaactttggtagttaataaaaaaattaaataatttgtattaatttcatctttcataaaactttaaaaattaaaatattaaaaattaaaatttacataactttcatgtttaaaaactaaataattggtagttaaaatcttggtagctaattaaatattaatttagaaactaatttttttttgtcccTAATTTagaatggtctttaatttagtcactatagcaactatttattttttgtcactaaaattagtttctatttcatgattttcttgtagtgatatttgatatgaattaaaaaatgatGGAAAACAATGATGATGTTgttaaccaaaaaaaaaattaaactcaggtataacactacaagaaaatcattaaatagaaaccaaatttagaaataaaaaataaaataattagttgctatagtcactaaaatagagaccatttaggaactaaataaatttttgattttaaaatgaatttctattattgttaaatggtttctaaattggtatctaattagtcaccaaggtttttgctaccaaatttagaatctaaataattggtagttaaaaccttggttgctaattagatatcaatttagaaactatttaacaataataaaaactaatttagaaactatttttttttaatttctaaaatgatatctaatttagttactattacaactaattattttggcgtttacaaattgatttttatttgataattttcttgtagtgtaacaCCAACTTACATAAACTAAATAACCAACTTACATAAACTAAAGCATAAAATATAGATGAGATGGAAAGGAGAAaggaattgattttttttatcattggaACAATTTTACCACAATATttatataacaatatatatatatatatatattacagttaatgaagatgaatatttctTGTCTGATGTAGTGCATCAAATGGAGCGCACGTAATCGTACGAAAACACAATGGAGAAAgggaggttttgatgaaccctaattgcaatgaaaaagagacaataagttaagcataaaagagagaaaaatagagaaaaaaaaatacaaaagaaattcttatttacttgtatattagagagtaaaatacatggtgtatatataagaaaaagactaaGACCTAGCGGAAACAGAAAAGGGAAGTTGggttaaacaaacaaagcccaataacttaaaacagaaaaactaaatatgttaacacccctcaagctggggagtagatatttgtcagacccaacttggatttgagagtagagaactGTGTGAAAGTAAGGGGCTTGatgaatatgtcagcaacttaCATGGCAGAAGTAATGGGCAGCAGTTTGAGGAGACCaaagttaagtttttcacgaactaggtgacaatcaatttcaatgtgcttggtgcgttcatgaaagacttgattggACGCTATTTGAAGgacaaatttgttaaaaaaatggaTAAATCACAAGGACTTACTAAAGCATAAAATATAGATGGGATAGAAAGGATaaagaaattgattttttttattattggagCAATTTTACcacaatatttatatatatatattcataaataattcataaataataatgtaatatgaaaatatttatttatatatatatataatgtaaaaatacGATTAAGAacgaaaaaaatattgaaatgtagtaatataatataaaaatatttatatatagtatCATAGCAAAATAttaatgagaataaaaaaatataataaaaatatatttataatatcttaGAAAgatattcatatataatataatataaaatattcataaataatagaaaatataaatatatatatatatataatattgtaaaaatattggtaagattgaaaaaaattattgatacgtagtaatataacataaaaaaattcatatataatttcataccaaaatatttataagactaaaataaatataataggAAAATATTCATAAgatcttaaaaaatattcatatgtaAAGAGAGAAATAACTTGTGAAGACAAATTGACACACCTAagcacttaaaaaaaaattagcacaGCTAAAAAAACATTTCAGCTAAGCGTGGTTGAATGTGAGGAGAGTAGGAGTGTATTTAAATAAGAATTGTGAATATTAAGTTTGAATTCAAACTTAGTATGACAAAGAATCTTTGAACATTGTTATTCAATTGTTGTATCCATATGATCAAAGTAAGAATTGTTGTAGTCATGTGAAGAAATAAAGGAGATACACGTTGTGTGTGAAATTTCTTCATTTGGTGCTTATGTAAAACATAttcttcaaataaaaatattgatttgttattatctattttatattttttttctctaatacatgtatttttttgttttttgtgctctaataaatatttttaacacaTTCATGATATATTGCATTTTTTAAGTTATAACTTATGTTACATATGAGTATTTGATATAATCTCTACTATGCTCTCGTACATATTATGACATGATACATCCAAGTGTTATGTTGTGATACATTCATCTGTCATGCTCAAGTGTTAAAAACAAAGTGTGTTCCATGAGGTAAATCAGTAGCAAGTGACAGTACAACGGAACAAACACTACAACGAAGAAGAAAATGTcacataaaacaaatttataaattatttgctATAGTTTTAATCATCGGCACATATGTGAATACGATCCCTTCTCCTCCTTATAAACTTACATACaatagttttttcttcttttttatgctttattttttaattaataactatacTTATATGCAAAATATTGTTTCTGCATTAAAAAAACTACTCGTGctaactttaataaaaaaaaaatatctccaTTCTTACATGGCAAAATCAATGCCGATAAATGCTTGCAAGATAAATTAAGCAAATTCTTTAGCGTAACTTGTGTTTCTTGTAGTTTGTAATTCATATAGGTATAATTTCTATAATCTTTTTAaacatgaattaaaaaaattgttcttttTCAAGTGTGTTTTTGCAATTTAAAATTACTGAAAAAACAATACTAAAATGTAGAAattaattgaaggaaataacatGCAAAAAGTTGTAGAAACTGATTAAACATAATTGCAAGACTGCTTAACTGAttcattcattttgatttactacttcaatgatatatataataaaattacaaatactgaaagctataaaatagaaatattaataGCTATGTaaattgaccattaatgcaataataacggtaaataatttaatggtaataaaatctaaattaataaccaacatcctcgcttaattctgatttggaacaaccttcaTGCCAATATTCCAATCTACAATATTCCATGGCTTAGTGAG encodes the following:
- the LOC137827969 gene encoding magnesium transporter MRS2-2-like; this encodes MPLVSSNLEVNHIFSFVYLIFCYNFFFFSDSVFQHIKAIITAQEVLLRDPTDENVIPIVEELQRRLPQLSVGLQQQEDGKEYLGGQHDTETAAEDESLFEFRALEVALEAIGSFLAARATELEMAAYPALDELTSKISSRNLDRVRKLKSAMTRLTARVQKVRDELEQLLDDDDDMADLYLSRKTGSSSPASGTGAANWFAASPTLGSRTSRASRASLATVCLDENDVEELEMLLEVINFTCFRK